A section of the Triticum dicoccoides isolate Atlit2015 ecotype Zavitan chromosome 7A, WEW_v2.0, whole genome shotgun sequence genome encodes:
- the LOC119328042 gene encoding uncharacterized protein LOC119328042 has translation MSGLIIILSSAAKITHQVQALMGQTTKWHACCTIEPVPDDEIDPGSNQNSMLEEYPEPEDESDCESSEETGDEDMVENTKFLQPHMHVISFQKRQALVTFLENNNAGITVFGFTLDRSYLHTIFMLEWTFFLWLLGKTVGFS, from the exons ATGTCCGGGCTCATCATAATCCTGAGCAGCGCCGCCAAGATCACTCACCAGGTGCAGGCCCTCATGGGCCAGACCACCAAGTGGCACGCCTGCTGCACCATCGAGCCGGTCCCGGACGACGAGATAGATCCGGGATCCAACCAGAACTCCATGCTGGAGGAGTACCCCGAGCCCGAGGACGAGAGCGACTGTGAGTCCAGCGAGGAGACCGGCGACGAGGACATGGTGGAGAACACCAAGTTCCTCCAGCCTCACATGCACGTGATCTCCTTCCAGAAGAGGCAGGCACTAG TGACCTTCCTGGAGAACAACAACGCCGGCATCACCGTCTTCGGGTTCACGCTGGACCGGTCGTACCTCCACACGATATTCATGCTCGAGTGGACGTTCTTCCTGTGGCTGCTGGGGAAAACAGTCGGCTTCTCGTGA